The genomic stretch GTTTTCTCGTGTTATTTCAATTTGGCTGAACTTTATGCAGACCACTAAGTACTTGCTTTCAGTGTCAAAAATAAGAGTGGATCTGAACTCCTTCACCAAAAATGGCTTTCCAGCCTTCGATGGAATCTGCAGAAATGGCACAATTCAAAGGAATTTACAGAACAATCTCATCAAAGAAACAACCACCAAAGCTAAAACCATTCGAGCACcccaaaaatttaaatcaataataacatcATTCTTCAAATGGAGAAGGCTCAGCAAGCACAAGAGCGATCGCTATGAAAGAACAAGAGGCAACTTGATGGTGGTGGCCACTTTGATTGCCACCATGAGTTTCCAGATTACAACAAATCCACCAGGTGGCTACTGGCAAGAAGACACCGATCATTCGAAAGATAAGACCTGCCCAGAGGAGGCAGATTGCAGAGCTGGAACTGCAATTCTTGCACACATTGATGCGTACCACTCCTTAACAGTGGCGAGCATAATCTCATTCTCGGCATCGCTCAGCATAATTTTGTGGCTCATTAGTGGAGTTCCTCTCAGGAATAGAGTTTCTGTGGGAATTTTGCTGGTAAAAATGTGGGTTGCGTTGTTATTTGTTGCCTATGCATACGTTATCTCAATAAGCTTGGTAATGCCATTTGAGGAAAGATTTGATAGCTCGAATAGACCGTGGCTCCAGGTCCCCTGGTGGATTAGGGCTTTGTCGCTTATCGGTATAACTTTTATACATGTAATAAGATTTTGCTGGTGGGTGTTGAAGAAGCTGATTTTTGTGGCTAAATGGTGCcgttttaagaagaaaaaacagcTTGATCAGCCTGTGGTGAGTGTTTAGAAAGATCGGATGTAATCTTATTATCTATCGAAGTGGAcaaatttgatcaataaattatgtatgagcaataaaattttatgtaatctaTTGATAGACTTGTAATATTCTATCAGTTAATGTTGCATTATAAGTTCTTATTTTGGatggaaatttaataaatgtttgattaatTATGGATTCTTAGCGCCCTATCTAAGAGTCTCGATCCTAATTTTGATttctcatatattatatatatataaataataataataataatatcttatatatctttttttaatatataaataatatgttaatatatgattaagtgttattatttttttaattcaaaattatttaataatatacataaaatataca from Mangifera indica cultivar Alphonso chromosome 6, CATAS_Mindica_2.1, whole genome shotgun sequence encodes the following:
- the LOC123219419 gene encoding ankyrin repeat-containing protein BDA1-like, whose product is MEIQAQEAAQNDTQILYEASMRGCVATLNILIQNDPFILHKISLTPFTETPLHISALLGHVEFTKAIVSQKPQLVTELDSFKRSPLHLAAAEGHREIVKELLITNKEVSMVADQEGRIPLHLAAMRGRVEVIQELISAKPESILVQLHGETALHLCVKHNHLDALKVLVASVDDEEFLNSKNLKGNSILQVSAILQQYETTKYLLSVSKIRVDLNSFTKNGFPAFDGICRNGTIQRNLQNNLIKETTTKAKTIRAPQKFKSIITSFFKWRRLSKHKSDRYERTRGNLMVVATLIATMSFQITTNPPGGYWQEDTDHSKDKTCPEEADCRAGTAILAHIDAYHSLTVASIISFSASLSIILWLISGVPLRNRVSVGILLVKMWVALLFVAYAYVISISLVMPFEERFDSSNRPWLQVPWWIRALSLIGITFIHVIRFCWWVLKKLIFVAKWCRFKKKKQLDQPVVSV